A single window of Betta splendens chromosome 11, fBetSpl5.4, whole genome shotgun sequence DNA harbors:
- the hax1 gene encoding HCLS1-associated protein X-1, translating to MSVFDLFRGFFGVPGSHYGRKDPFFDAMTHDDDDDDEEDGFHYDGFRGDTQDPFDSAWRFGFSFGPDGMRVQEPPVFGHVLREMEEIFSQMGHWKEEPESGYSGVPSIMPPSTPQGRAERGGGRSSRNPLRDFMLKTPDSGSGPSRQPRNDIRSPHEFSGSQFHGWTPFPKFNDIWRRGPEKAPEDERREDGDLDSIVSSKGLDQILTPPSGQAPNEPKIRSFFQSVTVTKVVKPDGSVEERRTVRDGQGNEETTVTRSGGTGSLEGPDHQTGPVLPGGFSDMRDDNSLFSKFFGGFK from the exons ATgagtgtttttgatttgttcCGCGGGTTCTTCGGAGTACCCGGAAGCCACTATGGCCGAAA GGATCCTTTCTTTGATGCCATGACtcatgatgacgacgatgacgacGAGGAGGATGGTTTTCACTACGATGGGTTTCGGGGTGACACGCAGGACCCCTTCGACAGCGCCTGGAGGTTTGGCTTCAGCTTCGGTCCGGATGGGATGCGGGTGCAGGAGCCTCCGGTGTTTGGCCACGTATtgagggagatggaggaaaTCTTTTCCCAGATGGGCCACTGGAAGGAAGAGCCAGAGTCTGGATACTCTG GTGTTCCCAGTATCATGCCACCATCAACACCTCAGGGCAGAGCGGAGCGAGGAGGTGGGAGATCCAGTAGGAACCCTCTGAGAGACTTTATGTTAAAAACCCCTGACAGTGGTTCAGGGCCTTCTAGACAACCCAGAAATGACATCCGTTCACCTCACGAGTTTTCAGGCTCGCAATTCCACGGGTGGACCCCGTTTCCAAAG TTCAATGACATTTGGAGACGGGGGCCGGAGAAAGCTCCAGAGGACGAGcgcagagaagatggag ATTTGGACTCCATAGTGTCCTCTAAGGGCCTGGATCAGATTCTGACGCCACCTTCTGGTCAAGCTCCAAATGAGCCCAAGATCCGGTCGTTTTTCCAGTCAGTCACTGTCACCAAAGTAGTGAAACCTGATGGG tctgtagaGGAAAGGCGTACGGTCCGAGACGGCCAAGGGAACGAGGAGACCACAGTGACGCGTTCAGGAGGTACTGGGAGCCTGGAGGGACCAGATCATCAGACTGGACCTGTTTTGCCAG gtgGATTTTCAGATATGCGGGATGATAACTCTTTATTCTCCAAGTTCTTTGGAGGATTTAAGTAA
- the aqp10b gene encoding aquaporin-10b — translation MMKRQTPLTTALRTHPRQDCGEGGTSAMERLLRKCRVRNQLVRECMAECLGIYILILFGCGSVAQVTTTRDQKGQYLSINLGFALGATFGVFVSRGVSGAHLNPAVSLSLCVLGRHPWLKLPFYVFFQVFGAFLAAATVGLQYYDAIQTYGGGELTVTGPTATAAIFSTYPADYLSLWGGVVDQVIGTAALLLCVLALGDQRNSRLPGGLQPVLVGAAVMVIGISMGSNSGYAINPARDFGPRLFTFIAGWGPDVFQAGGGWWWVPVVAPCVGALLGTLMYELLIEVHHPLTPTELQTCQKATENQIGLDSKTVEPDCEERT, via the exons ATGATGAAAAGGCAAACTCCGCTGACGACGGCTCTGAGGACTCACCCGCGTCAGGACTGTGGCGAAGGGGGAACCTCAGCGATGGAGAGGCTGCTGAGAAAATGTCGGGTCAGGAACCAGCTGGTCAGGGAGTGCATGGCCGAATGCCTTGGCATTTACATCCTGATC CTGTTTGGATGCGGCTCCGTCGCCCAGGTAACCACGACTCGGGATCAGAAGGGCCAGTACCTGTCGATAAACCTGGGTTTTGCTCTGGGAGCGACATTCGGGGTGTTTGTGTCTCGGGGAGTTTCAG GTGCCCATCTGAACCCAGCCGTCTCTCTGAGCTTGTGCGTACTGGGCCGACATCCGTGGCTGAAGCTGCCGTTCTACGTCTTCTTCCAAGTGTTTGGAGCCTTTCTGGCTGCAGCCACCGTTGGTCTGCAGTACTACG atgcCATTCAGACGTACGGTGGCGGTGAGCTGACGGTCACAGGCCCCACGGCCACAGCGGCCATATTCTCCACCTACCCGGCCGACTACCTCAGCCTGTGGGGAGGCGTTGTGGACCAG GTGATCggcacagctgctctgctgctgtgcgTCCTGGCTCTCGGAGACCAGAGGAACAGTCGCCTCCCTGGCGGCCTGCAGCCGGTGCTGGTGGGAGCAGCCGTGATGGTTATCGGCATCTCAATGGGCTCCAACAGCGGCTACGCCATTAACCCCGCCAGAGATTTCGGGCCTCGATTGTTCACGTTCATCGCCGGCTGGGGACCGGACGTCTTCCA GGCCggaggaggctggtggtggGTGCCTGTCGTGGCTCCGTGTGTCGGAGCCCTGCTGGGAACACTCATGTACGAGCTGCTGATTGAAGTCCACCATCCTCTCACACCGACTGAGCTACAAACCTGTCAGAAGGCCACGGAGAACCAGATTGGACTGGACTCTAAGACAGTGGAACCGGACTGTGAAGAACGTACTTAG